A single genomic interval of Leptospira semungkisensis harbors:
- the atpC gene encoding ATP synthase F1 subunit epsilon encodes MASPKLDVSVISPEKLLFHGDADSLVVPGSDGFFGVYPGHTSLVSLLGIGVLEVRQGNKTKIAAIEGGFFEVRDNKVTILTDHGSLKEDIDLADAQKALEEAEALPPSTEKNTLVQKAKTRILAASR; translated from the coding sequence ATGGCTTCTCCTAAACTGGACGTTTCCGTAATCTCTCCTGAGAAACTTCTCTTCCACGGCGATGCTGATAGCCTCGTCGTGCCTGGGAGTGACGGTTTCTTCGGAGTGTATCCGGGGCATACTTCCTTGGTATCTCTTCTGGGGATAGGTGTGTTGGAAGTCCGACAAGGGAATAAGACCAAGATCGCGGCTATTGAAGGCGGATTTTTCGAGGTCCGAGACAATAAGGTTACGATCCTAACCGACCATGGCAGCCTGAAAGAAGATATCGATCTGGCTGATGCCCAAAAAGCCCTAGAAGAGGCCGAAGCTCTTCCTCCTTCCACAGAGAAAAATACTCTCGTTCAAAAAGCAAAAACCCGAATTTTAGCGGCTTCCCGCTAA